A single genomic interval of Pyruvatibacter sp. HU-CL02332 harbors:
- the ligA gene encoding NAD-dependent DNA ligase LigA — protein MSADKSGDLAAIKVLDLTEEQAALELERLAHEIAAHDEAYHHDDKPVISDAAYDALRKRNTQIEKCFPALVREDSPSGRVGAAPSEKFDKVQHAVAMLSLGNAFTDDDVKEFGLRVSRFLGLKPDEELAYTAEPKIDGLSASLRYEKGELVMAATRGDGSEGENVTRNVQTIKDIPQTLKTKSPPDVFEVRGEIYMSHAAFAALNEQQEAAGKDPFANPRNAAAGSLRQLDPTITASRPLQFFAYAWGEVSDLPAETQAEAVELLGSYGFPINPLMKRCVSTMDMIAHYHAIEEARSSLGYDIDGVVYKVDRLDWQARLGFVTRSPRWAIAHKFPAEQAITVLNDIEIQVGRTGALTPVAKLEPVTVGGVVVSNATLHNEDEIARKDIRIGDTVVVQRAGDVIPQVVRVLTEKRSGKEVAFKPLSACPVCGSHAVRDINEKTGKEDVVRRCTGGLICEAQLVQRLKHFVARNALDIDGLGAKQVDAFHGLGWLHSPADIFKLNTHADELTKMDGWGETSVSNLMAAIDARREPDLGRLIYGLGIRHVGATTGRLMARSYGTFEAFMSAMIAAGEDREGGAYQELVGIDGVGDVVADALVEFFNEARNREVIDALLAEVTPQEAEAIVADGSPVAGKTLVFTGTLEKMSRAEAKARAESMGAKVSGSVSAKTDLLIAGPGAGSKLKKAESLGVEVIDEDAWIDMASQN, from the coding sequence GTGAGTGCAGACAAGTCCGGCGATCTGGCTGCCATCAAGGTGCTGGATCTCACCGAAGAGCAGGCCGCTCTGGAGCTCGAACGCCTGGCACACGAAATTGCGGCGCATGATGAGGCGTATCATCACGACGACAAACCGGTCATCTCTGACGCGGCCTACGATGCCCTGCGCAAGCGCAATACGCAGATAGAGAAGTGCTTTCCGGCGCTCGTCCGGGAAGACTCGCCGTCGGGCCGTGTTGGTGCCGCACCATCTGAAAAGTTCGACAAGGTCCAGCATGCGGTTGCCATGCTCTCGCTTGGCAATGCGTTCACTGATGATGACGTGAAAGAGTTCGGCCTGCGTGTCAGTCGGTTTTTGGGCCTGAAACCGGACGAAGAGCTTGCCTATACGGCCGAACCCAAGATCGACGGCCTGTCTGCCAGCCTGCGCTACGAAAAGGGTGAGCTGGTGATGGCGGCCACCCGGGGCGATGGCTCTGAGGGTGAAAACGTCACCCGCAATGTTCAGACCATCAAGGACATTCCCCAGACGCTGAAAACCAAGTCACCGCCGGATGTCTTTGAGGTGCGCGGCGAGATTTACATGAGCCATGCAGCTTTTGCGGCCTTGAACGAGCAGCAGGAGGCGGCGGGTAAGGACCCATTCGCCAATCCGCGTAATGCGGCTGCGGGCTCCCTGCGCCAGCTTGATCCGACCATCACAGCGTCGCGCCCGCTGCAGTTTTTTGCCTATGCGTGGGGGGAGGTTTCGGACCTGCCTGCTGAGACGCAAGCAGAGGCTGTCGAGCTGCTTGGCAGCTATGGCTTTCCGATCAATCCATTGATGAAGCGATGCGTCAGCACCATGGATATGATCGCGCACTACCACGCCATCGAAGAAGCGCGGTCGTCTCTTGGTTATGACATTGATGGGGTCGTCTACAAAGTAGACCGGCTCGACTGGCAAGCGCGGCTGGGTTTCGTCACGCGCAGCCCACGCTGGGCCATCGCTCACAAGTTTCCCGCCGAGCAGGCGATCACGGTTCTCAATGACATTGAAATTCAGGTGGGGCGCACCGGCGCGTTGACGCCGGTCGCAAAGCTCGAGCCGGTCACGGTCGGCGGTGTCGTGGTGTCTAATGCGACGCTGCACAATGAAGACGAAATCGCTCGCAAGGATATCCGTATTGGCGACACGGTTGTTGTGCAGCGGGCAGGAGACGTCATCCCGCAGGTTGTGCGTGTCCTGACGGAGAAGCGCAGCGGCAAGGAAGTTGCCTTCAAGCCCCTGTCGGCCTGCCCGGTGTGTGGAAGCCATGCGGTGCGTGACATCAACGAAAAGACCGGCAAGGAAGACGTGGTGCGTCGCTGTACAGGTGGTCTTATCTGTGAGGCTCAACTCGTTCAGCGGCTCAAGCACTTTGTCGCACGCAATGCGCTGGATATTGATGGGTTAGGCGCCAAGCAGGTTGATGCGTTTCATGGGTTGGGCTGGCTGCACAGTCCTGCTGACATCTTCAAACTCAACACCCACGCGGACGAGCTTACAAAAATGGACGGGTGGGGCGAGACGTCTGTTTCCAACCTCATGGCCGCCATTGATGCACGCCGCGAACCTGACCTTGGTCGGCTGATTTATGGTCTGGGCATTCGCCATGTTGGCGCGACTACAGGTCGGCTGATGGCGCGCAGCTACGGCACGTTTGAAGCTTTTATGTCTGCCATGATTGCGGCAGGCGAAGACCGTGAAGGTGGAGCCTATCAGGAGCTTGTTGGGATCGACGGCGTTGGTGACGTGGTGGCTGATGCGCTTGTGGAGTTTTTCAATGAAGCCCGCAATCGCGAGGTCATCGACGCGCTGCTCGCAGAGGTGACGCCGCAAGAGGCAGAGGCGATTGTCGCTGACGGGTCACCGGTGGCGGGCAAGACGCTGGTCTTTACTGGCACCCTTGAAAAAATGTCCCGTGCGGAAGCCAAGGCGCGGGCGGAATCCATGGGTGCCAAGGTGTCAGGTTCTGTATCCGCCAAGACAGACCTGTTGATCGCCGGGCCGGGCGCAGGGTCAAAGCTCAAGAAGGCAGAGAGCCTGGGTGTCGAGGTCATCGATGAAGACGCCTGGATCGACATGGCCAGCCAGAACTAG
- a CDS encoding chloride channel protein, translating into MSDAPLTSRRIRLEHALRRATTSPVPRVWLAALLVGVLAGYAAIGFRLAIGGVQFLWLGDAEENLFRILQDTPAWLIIAGPTTAGLIVGLWLTYIQPGNRAEGVADVIEARAVGAGRLPLWKGLGSAIVSVISLGGGASAGREGPAVHLGATLGSFLGERFGFTPTHLRTLLAAGAAAAVAASFNAPIAGVLFALEVVLGHYALRASGPIVIASVVGALLARIHMGSSPTFVIPEYMITSLADFPAFALLGVVSALVAMAFMATVMRADTLARQITIPLWLRPVLGGLIIGAIGIWYPQALGVGYAATDAALQGQFGLVLLLSLIVVKTLATAITVASRFGGGVFSPALYLGAMTGGAFGLIISQAVPEIAFSTHAVYAIVGMGAVAGAVLGAPLSTLLIAFELTGGYEMTVALMVAISIATALTQGLLGKSFFHWQLERRGLRLYGGPRWQILQTVMVQDFMRRIADDANTPLQQLDEDDERLFTGDTLEKTLALFEASQHETLPVVQPSEHLEIVGTVSHADALRAYNEALVEASREEHE; encoded by the coding sequence ATGAGTGACGCCCCACTAACCTCTCGACGCATCAGGCTCGAACACGCCCTGCGCCGCGCGACCACATCACCTGTGCCCAGAGTATGGCTGGCGGCTCTGCTTGTTGGCGTCCTCGCGGGCTATGCGGCCATCGGATTTCGGCTGGCCATTGGCGGTGTCCAGTTTCTGTGGCTCGGAGATGCCGAGGAAAATCTCTTTCGGATTCTGCAGGACACACCCGCCTGGCTAATCATCGCAGGGCCCACCACCGCGGGACTGATTGTCGGCCTGTGGCTGACTTACATTCAGCCCGGCAATCGCGCAGAAGGCGTCGCGGACGTTATTGAAGCCCGTGCCGTCGGCGCGGGGCGGCTACCCCTGTGGAAGGGCCTTGGCAGCGCCATTGTGTCGGTCATTTCATTGGGCGGCGGCGCAAGTGCTGGTCGCGAAGGGCCCGCCGTACATTTGGGAGCGACCCTTGGCTCGTTTCTGGGTGAGCGTTTCGGCTTTACGCCAACACATCTGCGCACCCTGCTTGCTGCCGGTGCGGCAGCAGCGGTTGCCGCGTCCTTCAATGCCCCCATCGCAGGTGTTCTGTTCGCACTCGAAGTAGTGCTCGGCCACTATGCCCTAAGAGCCTCCGGCCCCATCGTCATCGCCAGCGTCGTAGGGGCACTTCTCGCGCGTATTCACATGGGGTCCTCACCGACATTCGTGATCCCTGAATACATGATCACCAGCCTGGCTGACTTTCCAGCCTTCGCCCTGCTCGGTGTCGTGTCCGCCCTGGTGGCAATGGCATTCATGGCAACTGTCATGCGGGCAGATACGCTGGCGCGACAGATCACCATCCCCCTGTGGCTAAGACCTGTTCTGGGTGGATTGATCATAGGCGCCATCGGCATCTGGTATCCTCAGGCCCTTGGCGTTGGGTATGCGGCCACTGATGCTGCATTGCAGGGGCAGTTTGGTCTGGTGCTTCTGCTGAGCCTCATCGTTGTAAAAACGCTGGCCACCGCGATTACCGTCGCCAGTCGCTTTGGCGGCGGCGTGTTTTCGCCTGCTCTGTATCTTGGTGCGATGACCGGCGGCGCATTCGGCTTGATCATCTCTCAAGCCGTGCCCGAGATCGCATTCTCGACCCATGCCGTTTACGCGATTGTCGGCATGGGTGCCGTTGCCGGTGCTGTTCTTGGGGCACCGCTCTCCACCCTCCTCATCGCCTTTGAGCTGACTGGCGGCTACGAAATGACGGTCGCCTTGATGGTGGCAATCTCCATTGCCACCGCCCTGACACAGGGTCTGTTGGGCAAGAGCTTCTTCCACTGGCAGCTCGAGCGCCGTGGATTGAGGCTCTATGGCGGACCACGCTGGCAAATTTTGCAGACCGTCATGGTTCAGGATTTCATGCGCCGCATCGCAGATGATGCCAATACGCCGCTCCAGCAACTGGACGAGGACGACGAACGGCTGTTCACCGGCGACACGCTGGAGAAGACCCTTGCCCTCTTTGAGGCCTCACAGCACGAGACATTGCCCGTGGTTCAACCTTCAGAACACTTGGAAATCGTGGGAACAGTCAGCCATGCGGACGCCCTGCGCGCCTACAATGAGGCGCTGGTTGAAGCCTCCCGGGAAGAACACGAATAG
- a CDS encoding UvrD-helicase domain-containing protein: MSDPFDLGDIPEEETARGPSISERAAAGVSAPAPYLDSLNGPQRQAVEALDGPVLVLAGAGTGKTRVLTTRLAHVLNTKRAWPGQILAVTFTNKAAREMKQRIGALIGGVVEGMQWLGTFHALGAKILRRHAELVDLRSDFTILDADDQVRLMKQIIKAADIDEKRWPARQLANLIDSWKNRALAPDQVPKGESFAFANGKGAELYAAYQARLKTLNAVDFGDLLVENLRIFQEHPEVLEDYQQRFKYILVDEYQDTNVAQYLWLRLLARGHKNICCVGDDDQSIYGWRGAEVDNILKFEKDFPGATVVRLEQNYRSTPHILQAASGLITANEGRLGKTLWTDTNDGEKLTVRGVWDGEEEARTIGEDIEQFQRKDHQLNEMAILVRASFQMREFEDRFINLGLPYRVIGGPRFYERLEIRDANAYFRLVAQPDDDLAFERIINKPKRGLGNVAVQTLHQAARAQGTSLWRAARPLIESEELKPQARRALTIFVESIERWRQLMPALPHTELAEQILDESGYTEMWQNDKSADAPGRLDNLKELVRSMEQFENMAGYLEHVSLVMDREDQEADDKINLMTLHAAKGLEFETVFLPGWEEGLFPHQRALDESGLAGLEEERRLAYVGITRAKQRAKISFAANRRIHNLWQNSLPSRFIDELPEANVEVESQGDTYSYGPSRFDEGGFAGSEYSSPGWQRAKAKAGNHATPPRRAPMIDAQATLIATSAPDAEGFERGERIFHQKFGYGRIQDIEGTKLTVEFEKAGTKKVIASFVERP, encoded by the coding sequence ATGAGCGACCCTTTTGACCTTGGCGACATTCCTGAAGAGGAAACAGCGCGCGGCCCGTCCATTTCGGAACGGGCGGCGGCTGGCGTTTCTGCGCCTGCACCGTATCTCGACAGCCTGAACGGCCCGCAGCGTCAGGCCGTGGAAGCCCTCGATGGCCCGGTTCTGGTGCTCGCAGGGGCGGGCACGGGCAAAACACGGGTGCTCACCACACGCCTTGCCCATGTTCTCAACACAAAGCGGGCCTGGCCCGGCCAGATCCTGGCTGTGACCTTCACCAACAAGGCTGCGCGCGAGATGAAGCAGCGCATCGGCGCGCTCATAGGCGGCGTTGTGGAAGGCATGCAGTGGCTGGGCACGTTCCATGCGCTGGGTGCGAAAATTCTGCGCCGCCATGCCGAACTCGTCGATCTGAGATCAGACTTCACCATTCTGGATGCAGACGACCAGGTGCGCTTGATGAAGCAGATCATCAAGGCAGCGGACATCGACGAAAAACGCTGGCCCGCCCGCCAGCTGGCCAACCTCATCGACAGCTGGAAGAACCGGGCCCTTGCCCCGGACCAGGTGCCCAAGGGTGAGAGCTTCGCCTTTGCCAATGGCAAGGGTGCTGAACTCTATGCGGCGTATCAGGCGCGCCTCAAAACCCTCAATGCGGTGGATTTCGGCGACCTGCTGGTGGAAAACCTGCGCATCTTCCAGGAACACCCCGAAGTGCTGGAGGATTACCAGCAGCGGTTCAAATACATTCTGGTGGACGAGTATCAGGATACCAACGTCGCCCAGTATCTGTGGCTGCGGCTTCTCGCGCGTGGCCACAAGAACATTTGCTGCGTCGGCGATGACGACCAGTCCATCTATGGCTGGCGCGGCGCTGAAGTCGACAACATCCTGAAGTTTGAAAAAGACTTCCCCGGCGCAACAGTCGTGCGCCTTGAGCAGAATTACCGCTCAACACCCCACATTCTGCAAGCTGCCTCTGGCCTCATCACCGCCAATGAAGGCCGCCTTGGCAAAACCCTGTGGACCGACACGAATGACGGCGAAAAGCTGACCGTGCGCGGCGTCTGGGACGGCGAAGAAGAAGCCCGGACCATCGGCGAAGACATCGAGCAGTTTCAGCGCAAGGACCACCAGCTCAACGAGATGGCGATCCTGGTGCGTGCCTCGTTTCAGATGCGTGAGTTTGAAGACCGCTTCATCAATCTAGGCCTTCCCTACCGCGTCATCGGTGGCCCCCGCTTCTATGAGCGTCTCGAAATTCGAGATGCCAACGCCTATTTCCGCCTCGTTGCCCAACCAGACGATGATCTCGCCTTTGAGCGTATCATCAACAAACCCAAACGCGGCCTTGGCAATGTTGCCGTGCAGACCCTTCATCAAGCAGCGCGGGCACAGGGCACATCGCTCTGGCGTGCCGCACGTCCGCTGATTGAGTCAGAAGAGCTTAAACCACAGGCACGCCGCGCCCTCACCATCTTTGTGGAGAGCATTGAGCGTTGGCGTCAGCTGATGCCCGCCCTGCCCCATACGGAACTCGCTGAGCAAATCCTGGACGAGTCCGGCTACACCGAGATGTGGCAGAACGACAAATCCGCTGATGCGCCAGGCCGTCTGGACAACCTCAAGGAACTCGTCCGCTCCATGGAGCAGTTCGAGAACATGGCAGGCTACCTTGAGCATGTGTCTTTGGTCATGGACCGCGAAGATCAGGAAGCCGACGACAAGATCAACCTGATGACCCTGCACGCGGCCAAGGGCCTCGAGTTTGAAACGGTCTTCCTACCCGGTTGGGAGGAAGGTCTGTTTCCCCACCAGCGTGCCCTCGATGAAAGCGGCCTTGCCGGCCTCGAAGAAGAACGCCGGCTGGCCTATGTGGGCATCACGCGCGCCAAGCAGCGCGCCAAGATTTCCTTTGCCGCCAACAGGCGCATTCACAATCTGTGGCAGAATTCCCTGCCGTCACGCTTCATCGATGAGTTGCCGGAAGCAAATGTTGAAGTCGAAAGCCAGGGCGACACATATTCCTACGGCCCCTCCCGCTTTGATGAAGGCGGCTTTGCAGGCAGTGAATATTCAAGCCCCGGCTGGCAGCGCGCCAAGGCCAAGGCAGGCAATCACGCCACGCCACCAAGACGCGCGCCGATGATCGACGCCCAGGCAACCCTGATTGCCACCTCAGCTCCCGATGCAGAGGGCTTTGAGCGCGGCGAGCGTATCTTCCATCAAAAGTTTGGCTATGGCCGCATTCAGGATATTGAAGGCACCAAGCTGACTGTCGAATTTGAAAAAGCAGGCACCAAAAAGGTGATCGCGAGTTTTGTGGAGCGGCCATGA
- a CDS encoding 50S ribosomal protein L11 methyltransferase, whose protein sequence is MSKEPDLWQAVIQLTREDADTATDWLTETNPDVLSVSAFEEIGGDYAVTVLLAEKPERADFSALIEQALGHEPGFTLEPLENEDWVKRGLEDLKPVRAGRFHIHGSHDEPAPGGTHSLLIEAGEAFGTGQHPTTSGCLMALDDLLKRGVDGPVFDLGCGTGILSIAYASVTKLPVLGGDIDEPSVRFAKAAAEANGVGPLVDAVEATGFQHEAVREQAPFGLVMANVLAGPLISLAPDMRRFTRPGSYVILSGLLRHQSRAVEATYRGQGFVIGARYPLGEWMTLLLQR, encoded by the coding sequence ATGAGTAAAGAACCCGACCTCTGGCAAGCCGTCATCCAGCTCACGCGAGAAGATGCAGATACCGCCACCGACTGGCTGACCGAAACCAACCCGGACGTTCTCTCTGTTTCAGCCTTCGAGGAAATCGGCGGTGACTATGCGGTGACTGTCCTGCTGGCAGAAAAGCCCGAGCGCGCAGATTTCAGTGCCCTCATCGAGCAGGCACTGGGCCACGAACCGGGCTTCACTCTGGAGCCATTGGAAAACGAAGACTGGGTAAAGCGCGGCCTTGAAGACCTCAAGCCGGTGCGCGCCGGACGCTTCCATATCCACGGCAGCCATGACGAACCCGCCCCAGGCGGCACCCACTCGCTCCTGATTGAAGCCGGTGAAGCTTTTGGTACCGGCCAGCACCCCACCACCTCTGGCTGCCTCATGGCGCTGGACGATCTTTTGAAGCGTGGCGTTGATGGCCCGGTGTTCGACCTTGGGTGCGGCACGGGCATCCTGTCCATTGCCTATGCCAGCGTGACCAAGCTGCCCGTCCTGGGCGGCGACATTGATGAGCCATCGGTGCGCTTTGCCAAAGCAGCAGCAGAAGCAAATGGCGTCGGCCCGCTGGTGGACGCCGTCGAGGCAACAGGTTTCCAGCATGAGGCCGTGCGCGAACAGGCACCGTTCGGCCTCGTCATGGCCAATGTGCTGGCTGGGCCGCTTATCAGCCTGGCACCGGACATGCGGCGGTTCACCCGCCCGGGCAGCTACGTGATTCTCTCCGGGCTTCTAAGGCACCAGTCGCGGGCCGTTGAGGCGACCTATCGAGGGCAGGGCTTTGTGATCGGCGCCCGCTATCCCCTTGGTGAATGGATGACCCTGCTCCTGCAGCGATAG
- a CDS encoding aminopeptidase P family protein has translation MDQAIGYQIFSDNPDPTVGAPRVALLRDAMARHGLDGFIIPRSDEHQGEYVPPHAERLKWLTGFGGSAGMAIVLKDKAAIFIDGRYTLQVRDQVDMSIFDAQHLVDEPATRWIEENLTHGARLGFDPWLHTAAAADRLRKSCKKVGAELVPCTDNLIDEVWADQPPVPYGEVVPHPLEHAGEDHETKLARVSDILEHADVHAAVLTQPDSIAWLFNIRGSDVSHTPLPLSFAILHEDGHADLFVDDRKLTPQTRSHLGNKVTLHAPGRLKEALDELGAAKKEIRLDLMSAADWIRQRLVDAGAVIRSGDDPCVLPKARKNEAEVAGTRAAHVRDGAAVSRFLAWLSREAPEGQVTEISAAQALEGFRAETGALKDLSFDTISGAGPNGAIVHYRVTEATDRALNPGDIYLVDSGAQYLDGTTDITRTVSIGEPANTPDLQDVRDRFTRVLKGHISLAMARFPKGTSGSQLDVLARNALWQAGLDFDHGTGHGVGSYLSVHEGPQRISKLPHNVPLDPGMIVSNEPGFYKTGAYGIRIENLVTVTAGEEIDGGERPMMAFETLTLAPIDRTLILPELLSEHERTWLNDYHARVLETLSPLLPPEDLRWLEEAVKPI, from the coding sequence ATGGATCAGGCAATCGGTTACCAGATTTTCTCAGACAACCCGGACCCAACTGTCGGGGCACCCCGCGTAGCGCTGCTACGCGACGCCATGGCCCGCCACGGGCTGGATGGTTTCATCATTCCGCGTTCGGATGAGCATCAGGGCGAATACGTGCCACCCCACGCCGAGCGCCTGAAATGGCTGACCGGTTTTGGCGGGTCCGCTGGCATGGCGATTGTCCTCAAGGACAAAGCCGCCATTTTCATTGATGGCCGCTACACCCTTCAGGTGCGTGATCAGGTGGACATGTCCATCTTCGATGCCCAGCATCTGGTGGACGAGCCCGCGACCCGCTGGATCGAGGAAAACCTCACCCATGGGGCTCGGCTTGGATTTGACCCGTGGCTGCATACGGCCGCCGCCGCTGATCGCCTGCGCAAGTCCTGCAAAAAGGTCGGCGCCGAGCTGGTGCCATGTACCGACAATCTGATTGACGAAGTCTGGGCGGATCAGCCACCAGTCCCCTATGGCGAAGTTGTTCCGCATCCCCTTGAGCACGCCGGGGAAGATCACGAAACCAAGCTGGCCCGCGTCTCGGACATACTGGAACACGCAGACGTTCATGCAGCCGTTCTGACCCAGCCGGATTCCATCGCCTGGCTATTCAACATTCGTGGGAGCGACGTCTCACACACACCCCTGCCCCTGTCCTTTGCCATCCTGCATGAAGACGGCCACGCCGACCTTTTTGTGGATGACCGCAAGCTCACGCCGCAGACGCGATCACACCTTGGCAACAAGGTCACGCTGCATGCGCCGGGCCGTCTGAAAGAAGCGCTGGACGAACTCGGTGCCGCCAAGAAAGAAATCCGCCTCGATCTCATGAGTGCAGCGGACTGGATCCGGCAAAGGCTGGTCGATGCGGGCGCTGTCATTCGGTCCGGAGACGACCCCTGCGTCCTGCCAAAAGCACGCAAGAACGAAGCAGAAGTTGCCGGCACCCGCGCCGCCCATGTGCGCGATGGGGCCGCTGTTTCCCGTTTCCTTGCCTGGCTGTCTCGTGAAGCGCCCGAGGGACAGGTCACTGAAATTTCTGCGGCGCAGGCATTGGAAGGTTTCAGAGCTGAAACCGGTGCCCTCAAGGACCTGTCGTTCGACACCATTTCCGGTGCCGGGCCCAATGGCGCCATCGTTCACTACCGCGTGACGGAAGCAACAGACCGCGCACTCAATCCCGGTGACATCTATCTCGTCGACTCTGGTGCGCAATATCTGGACGGAACGACAGACATCACCCGGACCGTTTCCATCGGCGAACCGGCCAACACGCCTGACCTGCAGGACGTACGCGATAGGTTCACCCGCGTACTCAAGGGTCATATCTCTTTAGCCATGGCGCGCTTCCCGAAGGGCACGTCCGGCTCCCAGCTGGACGTACTGGCGCGCAATGCCCTGTGGCAGGCCGGGCTCGATTTTGATCACGGGACAGGCCATGGCGTCGGCAGCTACCTGTCCGTACACGAAGGCCCGCAGCGTATTTCCAAGCTGCCTCACAATGTGCCGCTGGACCCCGGCATGATCGTGTCGAACGAGCCGGGATTCTACAAAACCGGCGCGTATGGCATCCGGATTGAAAATCTGGTCACCGTCACAGCTGGAGAAGAGATCGACGGGGGTGAGCGGCCCATGATGGCGTTTGAGACGCTCACTCTCGCGCCCATTGACCGCACACTGATCTTGCCGGAATTGCTGTCCGAGCACGAAAGAACCTGGCTCAACGATTACCACGCGCGCGTGCTGGAAACCCTGAGCCCACTTCTGCCACCGGAAGACCTACGCTGGCTCGAAGAGGCCGTGAAGCCGATCTAG
- a CDS encoding pentapeptide repeat-containing protein, translating into MIQLFFLVLTAFLVPGHTLPAQAQQIGADCQSPALPGVNWHRCYLEDKPLSRVDLTGAKLREARLLRATLVQATLVDVDARRAKFMRARAAQADFTNADLREADFTRANLDGANLTGADLRRTRFFKASLRGADLTNARFGSTDILDADLTGAIWTNGTYVCGPDSIGQCK; encoded by the coding sequence GTGATCCAACTCTTCTTCCTGGTTTTGACGGCTTTCCTTGTGCCCGGACACACATTGCCGGCACAGGCACAACAAATTGGTGCGGATTGCCAAAGCCCGGCCCTGCCCGGCGTCAACTGGCACCGGTGCTACCTTGAAGACAAACCCCTGTCGCGCGTTGACCTGACCGGCGCCAAGCTGCGCGAGGCACGCCTGCTTCGCGCAACACTGGTTCAGGCAACACTTGTTGATGTAGACGCCCGCCGCGCAAAATTCATGCGCGCACGCGCAGCACAGGCCGACTTCACCAACGCTGATCTGCGGGAAGCGGATTTCACCCGTGCCAACCTCGACGGCGCGAACCTGACTGGGGCCGATCTGCGCCGTACGCGCTTTTTCAAGGCAAGTCTGCGCGGCGCTGATTTGACCAATGCCCGATTTGGCAGCACGGATATTCTTGACGCGGACCTTACCGGCGCGATCTGGACCAACGGCACCTATGTCTGCGGCCCGGATTCAATCGGGCAGTGCAAATAG